The Vigna unguiculata cultivar IT97K-499-35 chromosome 6, ASM411807v1, whole genome shotgun sequence genome contains a region encoding:
- the LOC114187956 gene encoding tonoplast dicarboxylate transporter-like: protein MIGEHTESHVSDDHKVPLLPIQEAAEGTQRGVSFTFKTILTLQNFYVILGPLLSLFICFFVKLDGPPTSQKMLGVIAWVFTWWVTQAVPLPVTSMCPLFLFPIFGIASADTVAHSYMDDVITLVLGSFILALAVERYNVHRRLALNVTLLFCGDPVNPALLLLGLCATVFFVSMWLHNVATAVMMMPVATGIVQRLPAVHEQSGAVNKFSRAVILTVVYATPIGGISTLTGTGVNLIIIGMWKSLFPEAKPISFNTWFFYGFPVAILTLICFWCILCLLYVPKGSGRALSSYLDRTHLKRDLEALGPMAFAEKMVLSVFGLLIALWMTRRITDDIPGWGSLFHGLVGDGSVSVMVAVLLFIIPNMKQEGEKLMSWNECKRLPWNLILLLGAGFAIADGVQSSGLADVLSQALDFLEDAPYLAIVPAVSLICSIITEFITSNDATATLLVPLLYHIARTMHVHPLLLMVPGGIATEFAFWLPTSTPSNVVGFATGHIEIKDMLKVGVPLKVAGIVVLSILMPSLGTFVFGAKT from the exons ATGATCGGAGAACACACAGAGTCACATGTTTCCGATGACCACAAGGTACCTCTTCTGCCCATTCAGGAGGCAGCGGAGGGAACACAGAGAGGCGTCTCCTTCACCTTCAAAACGATTCTAACACTGCAAAACTTCTATGTCATTCTGGGACCTTTGTTGTCCCTTTTCATATGCTTCTTCGTGAAGCTTGACGGTCCACCCACGAGCCAGAAAATGCTTGGTGTGATTGCTTGGGTTTTTACTTGGTGGGTGACCCAAGCCGTGCCGCTTCCGGTCACCTCCATGTGTCCTTTGTTTCTCTTCCCCATCTTCGGGATTGCTTCAGCTGACACCGTGGCGCACTCCTACATGGATGATGTCATCACCCTCGTTTTGGGAAGCTTCATTCTCGCTCTCGCCGTCGAACGCTACAACGTTCACCGGAGATTGGCCTTGAAT GTAACGTTGCTGTTTTGCGGCGATCCGGTGAATCCAGCGCTGTTACTGTTGGGGCTGTGTGCGACGGTATTCTTCGTGAGCATGTGGCTGCACAACGTGGCGACGGCGGTGATGATGATGCCGGTGGCGACGGGGATCGTGCAGCGGCTGCCTGCGGTGCACGAGCAATCGGGGGCGGTGAACAAGTTCAGCCGTGCGGTGATTCTGACGGTGGTGTACGCGACGCCGATTGGGGGAATAAGCACTCTAACGGGAACGGGTGTGAACTTAATAATAATCGGAATGTGGAAGAGCCTCTTCCCCGAAGCAAAACCAATAAGCTTCAACACGTGGTTCTTCTACGGTTTCCCTGTGGCTATTCTCACCCTTATTTGTTTTTGGTGCATACTCTGTCTCCTCTACGTGCCCAAAGGTTCGGGTCGTGCTTTGTCTTCTTACTTGGATAGAACTCACTTGAAAAGGGACCTTGAAGCTCTTG GTCCCATGGCTTTCGCTGAGAAGATGGTGTTGTCCGTGTTTGGG TTGCTGATCGCATTGTGGATGACAAGAAGAATCACAGATGACATTCCTGGATGGGGATCTTTGTTCCACGGTCTTGTTGGAGATGGAAGTGTCAGT GTTATGGTGGCTGTTTTATTGTTCATAATCCCAAACATGAAGCAAGAGGGGGAGAAGCTAATGAGCTGGAATGAGTGCAAAAGGTTACCTTGGAACCTGATTTTGCTTCTGGGAGCTGGTTTTGCCATAGCTGATGGAGTACAATCCAGTGGTTTAGCAGATGTGCTTTCACAAGCCTTGGATTTCTTGGAAGATGCCCCATACTTGGCCATTGTTCCTGCTGTTAGTCTGATATGTAGCATTATTACTGAGTTCATCACCTCCAATGATGCCACTGCTACTCTTCTTGTGCCACTTCTTTATCACATAGCCAGAACAATGCACGTGCACCCGCTTCTTCTCATGGTACCTGGAGGAATAGCAACCGAGTTTGCCTTCTGGCTTCCAACCTCAACACCTTCAAATGTAGTTGGCTTTGCCACCGGACACATAGAAATCAAAGACATGCTCAAAGTTGGTGTGCCTCTCAAGGTTGCTGGGATTGTTGTGCTGTCTATTCTAATGCCTTCACTAG GGACATTTGTTTTTGGAGCAAAAACATAA